The Garra rufa chromosome 18, GarRuf1.0, whole genome shotgun sequence genome window below encodes:
- the wfdc2 gene encoding WAP four-disulfide core domain protein 3 has product MMARVCCLVSVLLLCLSGWLSTTDAAPGRNCTVVGHCPAKLTVVPSSRGCASDRDCSGGHKCCVFDCGAVCVPPAFTKPGVCPRRKFGAGMCAEFCVNDSDCPNNEKCCSNGCGHECTAPYTVKPGRCALPKGTPMCAEYCYHDGQCPAEQKCCPTTCGHACSEPC; this is encoded by the exons ATGATGGCTCGAGTGTGTTGTTTAGTGAGTGTGCTGTTATTGTGTCTTTCTGGATGGTTGAGCACAACAGACGCGGCTCCAGGACGAAACTGCACAG TGGTGGGTCACTGTCCGGCCAAGCTGACGGTCGTCCCATCTAGTCGGGGATGTGCTTCTGATAGAGACTGCTCTGGAGGACACAAATGCTGTGTCTTTGATTGCGGGGCTGTGTGTGTGCCGCCTGCTTTTA CAAAGCCAGGAGTGTGTCCACGCAGAAAATTTGGGGCAGGAATGTGTGCCGAGTTCTGTGTCAATGACAGTGACTGTCCAAACAATGAGAAATGCTGCAGCAATGGATGTGGACATGAATGTACGGCTCCATATACAG TGAAGCCTGGTCGATGTGCCCTACCGAAGGGGACTCCAATGTGTGCAGAATACTGTTACCATGATGGCCAGTGTCCTGCTGAACAGAAATGTTGCCCAACCACCTGCGGTCATGCTTGCAGTGAACCGTGCTGA